The Polynucleobacter necessarius genome window below encodes:
- a CDS encoding NADH-quinone oxidoreductase subunit A, which produces MNLANYFPVLLFILVGIGVGLVPMFLGKILAPSKPDAEKLSPYECGFEAFEDARMKFDVRYYLIAILFILFDLETAFLFPWGVALRDIGWLGYTSMVIFLLEFIVGFVYIWKKGALDWE; this is translated from the coding sequence TTGAATCTCGCTAATTACTTTCCGGTTCTACTTTTTATCCTCGTAGGTATTGGGGTTGGATTAGTCCCCATGTTCCTTGGAAAAATTTTGGCTCCTTCAAAGCCGGATGCTGAAAAACTCTCTCCATATGAGTGTGGTTTCGAGGCGTTCGAAGATGCGCGTATGAAGTTTGACGTGCGTTATTACCTAATTGCTATTCTCTTCATCCTATTTGACTTGGAAACCGCATTCTTGTTTCCATGGGGTGTAGCATTGCGTGATATTGGCTGGCTTGGCTACACCTCAATGGTGATATTCCTTTTGGAATTCATTGTGGGTTTTGTTTATATCTGGAAAAAGGGCGCTCTCGACTGGGAGTGA
- the rpsO gene encoding 30S ribosomal protein S15, with amino-acid sequence MAVADIQTAEIVKENARSANDTGSPEVQVSLLTARINELTPHFKANAKDHHSRCGLLKMVSRRRRLLDYLKGKDWDRYRALIEKLGLRK; translated from the coding sequence ATGGCAGTTGCTGATATTCAAACGGCGGAAATCGTCAAAGAAAACGCGCGCAGCGCAAACGATACGGGCAGCCCTGAAGTCCAAGTTTCATTGCTAACAGCCCGCATCAATGAATTAACCCCCCATTTCAAGGCTAACGCTAAAGATCATCATAGCCGTTGTGGCTTGTTGAAGATGGTTTCACGTCGCCGTCGCCTTTTGGATTACCTCAAAGGCAAAGATTGGGATCGCTATCGCGCATTGATTGAGAAATTAGGTCTCCGTAAGTAA
- a CDS encoding NuoB/complex I 20 kDa subunit family protein, protein MALEGILKEGFVTTTADQLINWTRNGSLWPMTFGLACCAVEMMHAGASRYDLDRFGVVFRPSPRQSDLMIVAGTLCNKMAPALRKVYDQMPEPRWVISMGSCANGGGYYHNSYSVVRGCDRIVPVDIYVPGCPPTAEALIYAIIQLQSKIARTSTIARKA, encoded by the coding sequence ATGGCACTTGAAGGCATTCTCAAAGAAGGTTTTGTTACTACCACTGCTGATCAGCTCATCAATTGGACTCGAAATGGCTCTCTGTGGCCTATGACGTTTGGTTTAGCCTGCTGTGCAGTAGAAATGATGCATGCTGGAGCATCTCGTTATGACCTGGACCGTTTTGGCGTTGTTTTCCGTCCTTCACCCCGTCAGTCCGACTTAATGATTGTCGCTGGAACATTGTGTAACAAGATGGCTCCCGCTTTACGTAAGGTTTATGACCAAATGCCCGAGCCTCGTTGGGTTATTTCGATGGGCTCTTGTGCAAATGGTGGTGGCTATTACCATAACTCTTACTCAGTAGTACGAGGTTGTGACCGCATCGTGCCGGTCGATATTTATGTTCCTGGCTGTCCTCCAACTGCGGAAGCGTTGATCTATGCAATTATTCAATTACAATCCAAGATTGCTCGCACTAGCACTATCGCACGGAAGGCCTAA
- a CDS encoding NADH-quinone oxidoreductase subunit C: MSARLVQLASNLEKVLGKRVQSIEIALGEVTVVVNADAYFEAALLLRDDPSLAFEQLIDLCGVDYQDFREGDWSGQRFGVVSHLLSLEQNWRLRLRVFAPDDSYPLVASITPVWSSANWFEREAFDLYGILFEGHDDLRRILTDYGFIGHPFRKDFPISGNVEMRYDPELKRVVYQPVTIEAREITPRVVREEQYGGPI, translated from the coding sequence ATGTCAGCTCGTTTAGTGCAACTGGCCAGCAATTTAGAAAAAGTATTGGGCAAACGTGTGCAATCGATTGAGATTGCTTTGGGTGAGGTGACTGTAGTTGTGAATGCGGATGCTTACTTTGAAGCTGCCTTGCTCTTACGCGATGACCCATCTCTTGCCTTTGAGCAACTAATTGATTTGTGCGGTGTTGACTATCAAGATTTCCGCGAGGGCGATTGGAGTGGTCAGCGCTTTGGCGTTGTCAGTCATCTGCTTTCCTTGGAGCAGAACTGGCGCCTTCGTCTGCGCGTATTTGCGCCTGACGATAGCTATCCATTGGTTGCTTCTATCACTCCGGTCTGGAGTTCGGCAAACTGGTTTGAGCGTGAGGCATTCGATCTTTACGGTATTTTGTTTGAAGGTCATGATGATTTACGTCGCATTTTGACGGACTATGGTTTTATTGGTCATCCTTTCAGAAAAGATTTTCCAATTAGTGGCAATGTGGAGATGCGTTATGACCCAGAGTTAAAGCGCGTTGTATATCAACCAGTCACGATTGAAGCGCGAGAGATTACCCCACGGGTTGTCCGCGAAGAGCAGTACGGAGGTCCAATTTAA
- the secG gene encoding preprotein translocase subunit SecG, with translation MEWFKTLLIVLQVISALAVILLVLLQQGKGADMGAAFGSGSSGSLFGASGSANFLSHTTAMFAAVFFLSTLGITWLGNKKEVSPGVLSGTVAPTVTPAASVAPVRDPSKPAVPR, from the coding sequence GTGGAATGGTTTAAGACTTTATTGATCGTATTGCAGGTAATTTCAGCTTTGGCTGTAATTCTCTTGGTTTTATTGCAGCAAGGAAAAGGTGCTGATATGGGGGCAGCCTTTGGCTCCGGATCATCTGGAAGTCTCTTTGGCGCCAGTGGTTCTGCTAACTTTTTATCCCACACAACCGCTATGTTTGCAGCGGTTTTTTTCCTCAGTACGCTTGGCATTACCTGGCTTGGCAACAAGAAGGAAGTAAGCCCAGGAGTTCTATCGGGTACGGTTGCCCCAACGGTCACACCTGCAGCCTCTGTTGCGCCAGTTCGGGATCCAAGTAAACCAGCAGTTCCTAGATAA
- the tpiA gene encoding triose-phosphate isomerase, giving the protein MRPLIVIGNWKLNGSLARNQDWVKAVAHGMESGIPSGRKFAVCPPFPYLQQCAQLIKEHSLAFLNLGAQDASAHSSGAYTGEVSASMLTELGCTYVIVGHSERRLLHHEIDEVGAAKALQVLDHGMTPVICVGETADERNSGRAEAIVCGQVAKQVNVLQDRLADCLIAYEPVWAIGTGKVASAQVAQDMHRAIRLRLAEFDEDVASHVGILYGGSVKPDNAIELFAMPDIDGGLVGGASLNPQEFLAICQA; this is encoded by the coding sequence ATGCGACCACTCATCGTAATCGGAAATTGGAAACTCAATGGAAGTCTTGCAAGAAATCAAGACTGGGTCAAGGCCGTTGCCCATGGCATGGAGAGCGGCATACCATCGGGTCGTAAGTTTGCGGTTTGCCCCCCATTTCCGTATTTGCAACAATGTGCCCAGTTAATTAAAGAGCATTCATTGGCATTTTTAAATCTCGGTGCACAGGACGCGTCAGCGCATAGCTCAGGCGCTTATACCGGAGAAGTGTCTGCTTCAATGCTCACAGAGCTTGGATGCACTTATGTCATCGTTGGTCATTCAGAGCGTCGCCTACTGCATCATGAAATTGATGAGGTGGGGGCTGCTAAAGCGCTTCAGGTGCTCGATCATGGTATGACGCCAGTAATTTGCGTGGGTGAGACTGCGGACGAGCGTAATTCTGGCAGGGCTGAAGCAATTGTTTGTGGACAAGTGGCCAAGCAGGTCAATGTCTTACAAGATCGGCTTGCCGACTGTTTAATTGCATACGAGCCGGTATGGGCCATTGGTACGGGTAAAGTCGCTAGCGCTCAAGTTGCACAAGATATGCATCGCGCTATTCGCTTACGCTTAGCTGAGTTCGATGAAGATGTAGCCTCGCATGTTGGAATTTTGTATGGCGGCAGTGTTAAACCTGACAATGCTATTGAGTTGTTTGCCATGCCGGATATTGATGGTGGACTGGTTGGGGGTGCATCGCTGAACCCTCAAGAATTTCTAGCAATCTGTCAGGCATAG
- the pnp gene encoding polyribonucleotide nucleotidyltransferase, which produces MTMFKKAVKSFQWGNHQVTMESGEIARQAGGAVIVNVDDTVVMGTVVASKSAKTGQSFFPLTVDYLEKTYAAGKIPGGFFRREGRPSEGETLISRLIDRPLRPLFPEGFLNEVQVVVHVLSINPDVPSDIPALIAASAALAVSGIPFAGPVGAARVGYANGQYLLNPTRTEQTSSELDLIVAGTQAAVLMVESEANQLSEAVMLGAVVYGHEQMKTAINAINDLVREAGKPEWDWTAAPKNEPFIAKVTALAEGPLREAYQMRQKGARSDKLKEISKEVMATLSEAGDVDAVAVSDIMFEIEAKIVRSQILNGEPRIDGRDTRTVRPIEIRNGVLPRTHGSALFTRGETQALVVATLGTPRDEQIIDALEGEYRDRFMLHYNMPPFATGETGRVGSPKRREIGHGRLAKRALIPVLPSPEDFAYSIRVVSEITESNGSSSMASVCGGCLAMMDAGVPVKAHVAGVAMGLILDGNRFAVLTDILGDEDHLGDMDFKVAGTANGITALQMDIKVQGITQEIMQVALAQAKEGRLHILSKMQEAMGSVRTELSAHAPRMISFKIHPDKIREVIGRGGATIQALIKETGCSIDIKDDGTVTIASTSAEGMAEAKARIEGITAEAEVGKIYEGPVVKLLEFGALVNILPGKDGLLHISEISNERVKEVKAYLAEGQIVRVKLLASDERGRLRLSLKAAMVDEGGTIAPLAGATEVAAEAAPEAGEPA; this is translated from the coding sequence ATGACTATGTTTAAAAAAGCAGTAAAAAGTTTTCAATGGGGCAATCATCAAGTAACGATGGAATCTGGCGAGATTGCTCGTCAAGCTGGTGGTGCAGTAATTGTTAACGTGGATGACACGGTTGTCATGGGTACAGTAGTTGCCTCTAAGTCTGCTAAGACTGGCCAATCCTTTTTTCCATTGACAGTTGATTATTTAGAGAAGACATACGCTGCCGGCAAGATACCCGGTGGTTTCTTCCGTCGTGAAGGTCGTCCATCTGAGGGTGAGACATTGATCTCCCGTTTGATTGACCGCCCTTTACGCCCATTATTCCCAGAAGGTTTCTTGAACGAAGTTCAGGTTGTAGTGCATGTGTTATCTATCAACCCCGATGTGCCCTCTGATATTCCAGCATTGATCGCTGCGTCTGCAGCTTTGGCTGTTTCAGGAATTCCTTTTGCTGGCCCAGTAGGTGCAGCACGTGTTGGCTACGCAAATGGCCAATACCTCTTAAATCCAACTCGCACAGAGCAAACTTCTAGCGAACTTGATTTAATTGTTGCTGGTACACAAGCTGCGGTATTAATGGTTGAATCTGAAGCCAATCAATTGTCTGAAGCAGTCATGTTGGGGGCAGTTGTTTATGGTCATGAACAAATGAAAACGGCAATTAATGCCATCAATGATCTAGTGCGTGAAGCTGGTAAACCAGAATGGGATTGGACTGCAGCCCCTAAGAATGAACCATTCATCGCTAAGGTGACTGCTTTAGCTGAAGGTCCATTGCGCGAAGCATATCAAATGCGTCAAAAAGGCGCTCGCTCCGACAAGCTCAAAGAAATCTCTAAAGAAGTAATGGCGACATTGTCTGAAGCGGGCGACGTAGACGCTGTTGCTGTTAGCGACATTATGTTTGAAATCGAAGCGAAGATTGTTCGTAGTCAGATTTTGAATGGTGAACCACGTATTGATGGTCGTGATACACGCACTGTTCGTCCAATTGAAATTCGTAACGGGGTATTGCCACGTACTCACGGTTCTGCCTTGTTTACTCGTGGCGAAACACAGGCTCTTGTTGTTGCCACTTTGGGTACACCACGTGACGAGCAAATCATTGACGCACTCGAAGGTGAATATCGCGATCGTTTCATGCTTCACTACAACATGCCTCCATTCGCTACTGGAGAAACAGGTCGTGTAGGCAGCCCTAAGCGTCGCGAAATTGGTCACGGTCGTTTAGCTAAACGTGCTTTGATTCCAGTATTGCCTAGTCCTGAAGATTTTGCTTACAGCATTCGTGTGGTTTCAGAAATTACGGAGTCAAACGGCTCTTCTTCAATGGCTTCCGTTTGCGGTGGCTGCTTAGCAATGATGGATGCTGGCGTTCCAGTCAAAGCACATGTTGCTGGTGTGGCGATGGGCTTGATTTTGGATGGCAATCGTTTTGCTGTGTTGACAGATATCTTGGGTGACGAAGATCATTTAGGCGATATGGACTTTAAAGTGGCGGGTACTGCAAACGGTATTACTGCACTTCAAATGGACATTAAGGTTCAAGGTATCACTCAAGAAATTATGCAAGTTGCTTTAGCGCAGGCTAAAGAAGGTCGCTTACATATCTTGAGCAAAATGCAAGAAGCGATGGGTTCAGTTCGTACTGAGTTATCAGCTCATGCTCCACGTATGATTTCTTTCAAGATTCATCCAGACAAGATCCGTGAAGTAATCGGTAGGGGTGGTGCAACAATCCAGGCCTTGATTAAAGAAACCGGTTGCAGCATAGACATTAAAGATGACGGTACTGTAACAATCGCTTCAACTAGTGCTGAAGGTATGGCTGAAGCAAAAGCACGTATTGAAGGCATTACGGCTGAAGCTGAAGTAGGTAAGATTTACGAAGGCCCAGTAGTGAAATTGCTTGAATTTGGTGCTTTAGTAAATATTCTGCCTGGTAAAGATGGTCTCTTGCATATTTCTGAAATTTCAAATGAACGTGTAAAAGAAGTTAAAGCCTATTTGGCAGAAGGACAAATAGTTCGCGTGAAATTGTTAGCTTCTGATGAACGTGGTCGTTTGCGTTTATCACTTAAAGCTGCAATGGTTGATGAGGGTGGCACCATCGCTCCCTTAGCTGGAGCTACTGAAGTAGCTGCTGAGGCTGCGCCAGAAGCTGGCGAGCCTGCTTAA
- the nuoF gene encoding NADH-quinone oxidoreductase subunit NuoF produces the protein MTSLHDRHIKPLILAGLNGDNWRLKDYESRGGYQQLRRLLNDQVAPDAIIAELKASALRGRGGAGFPTGLKWSFMPRQFPGQKYLVCNSDEGEPGTFKDRDIMRYNPHALIEGMIIGAYAMGISVGYNYIHGEIWEVYSRFEESLEEARAAGYLGEKIVGSDFSFQLHASPGWGAYICGEETALLESLGGKKGQPCFKPPFPASFGLYGKPTTINNTETFAAIPFILAIGGQAYLDLGKLNNGGTKIFSVSGDVVHPGNYEIPLGTPFAELLKLAGGMRDGIALKSVIPGGSSAPVVPGSQMMDLTMDYDSIAKVGSMLGSGAVIVMNETRCMVRALERLSYFYHEESCGQCTPCREGTGWLWRIVHRIEHGEGRPEDLDLLNDVAANIQGRTICALGDAAAMPVRGMLKHYMDEFAYHVEHKRCLDSAQPL, from the coding sequence ATGACCAGCTTGCACGACCGGCATATTAAACCTCTGATCCTAGCTGGATTAAATGGTGACAATTGGCGCTTAAAAGACTATGAAAGTCGCGGGGGGTATCAGCAGCTACGCCGTTTGTTAAATGATCAGGTTGCCCCTGATGCAATCATTGCTGAACTAAAAGCTTCAGCCTTGCGTGGTCGTGGCGGAGCTGGCTTCCCTACAGGCCTGAAATGGAGCTTCATGCCACGCCAATTCCCGGGACAAAAATATTTAGTCTGCAATAGTGATGAGGGTGAGCCAGGTACCTTTAAGGACCGTGACATCATGCGTTACAACCCTCATGCTTTGATTGAGGGAATGATCATTGGCGCCTACGCAATGGGTATCTCGGTTGGTTATAACTATATCCACGGCGAGATCTGGGAAGTGTATTCTCGCTTTGAGGAAAGCTTGGAAGAGGCTCGCGCTGCTGGATATCTTGGAGAGAAGATTGTGGGTAGCGACTTCTCATTTCAGTTGCACGCTTCTCCAGGATGGGGTGCTTATATCTGTGGCGAAGAGACTGCCTTGCTCGAATCATTAGGGGGCAAGAAGGGTCAGCCGTGCTTCAAACCTCCTTTTCCTGCAAGTTTTGGTTTGTATGGCAAGCCGACAACGATTAACAATACCGAGACCTTTGCTGCCATTCCTTTTATTTTGGCTATTGGTGGTCAAGCATATTTAGATTTGGGTAAGCTTAATAATGGCGGAACCAAAATATTCTCGGTTTCTGGCGATGTAGTTCATCCAGGAAATTATGAGATTCCCTTGGGGACTCCATTTGCTGAATTGCTGAAATTGGCTGGCGGTATGCGTGATGGTATTGCTTTAAAGTCGGTTATCCCTGGCGGATCCTCAGCTCCTGTCGTGCCTGGCTCACAAATGATGGATTTGACGATGGACTACGACAGTATTGCGAAAGTAGGCTCTATGTTGGGTTCAGGTGCGGTGATTGTGATGAATGAGACCCGATGCATGGTGCGTGCTTTAGAGCGCCTATCCTACTTTTATCACGAAGAATCTTGCGGTCAGTGCACACCATGCCGCGAGGGCACTGGATGGTTATGGCGTATTGTGCATCGCATCGAGCATGGCGAAGGACGTCCAGAAGATTTAGATTTATTAAATGACGTTGCCGCCAATATTCAAGGACGCACAATTTGTGCCTTGGGTGATGCGGCTGCTATGCCGGTGCGCGGCATGTTGAAGCATTACATGGATGAATTTGCATATCACGTAGAACATAAGCGCTGCTTAGATTCTGCACAACCTTTATAA
- a CDS encoding NAD(P)H-quinone oxidoreductase has protein sequence MRVVEIKEFGPPDMLVPTTRPDPAAPAAGSGEILIKVLAAGINRPDVLQRKGRYPVPAGASNIPGLEVAGEIVGGDLAHADNVFGLRFGDKVCALAQGGGYAELCTAPVAQCLPYPNGFSDQEAASLPETFYTVWSNVFMRGELSEGETLLVQGGSSGIGVTAILIAKAMGHKVFVTAGTDEKCAACVALGADLVINYKIQDFVEEVKKATDGKGVNVILDMVAGAYVQKEIDCLADDGRIVIIAIMGGSKAEVNTGQILRRRLTITGSTLRPRPVSFKKQITKQLFDMVWPLLNAGKLKPVIYKTFTLDQAADAHALMESSEHVGKIVLTV, from the coding sequence ATGCGCGTAGTTGAAATCAAAGAATTTGGTCCACCAGATATGCTGGTGCCGACCACTCGTCCGGATCCAGCTGCCCCCGCTGCTGGCTCTGGCGAAATCTTGATAAAGGTTTTAGCAGCCGGAATTAATCGACCTGATGTTTTGCAGCGCAAAGGTCGCTATCCTGTACCAGCAGGCGCCTCTAACATTCCCGGTCTTGAAGTTGCTGGTGAAATTGTTGGTGGTGATTTAGCGCATGCTGATAATGTATTTGGTTTGAGGTTTGGTGATAAGGTTTGTGCTTTAGCGCAGGGTGGCGGCTATGCAGAGTTGTGTACAGCACCAGTTGCGCAATGTTTACCCTATCCAAATGGATTTAGCGATCAAGAGGCGGCTTCACTACCAGAGACTTTCTATACTGTATGGAGCAATGTCTTCATGCGTGGTGAATTGTCAGAAGGTGAAACCTTATTAGTTCAAGGTGGATCAAGTGGTATTGGTGTGACCGCTATTTTGATTGCAAAAGCAATGGGCCATAAGGTCTTTGTAACTGCAGGTACAGATGAAAAATGTGCTGCTTGTGTTGCATTGGGTGCTGATCTTGTTATTAACTACAAGATACAAGATTTTGTGGAAGAGGTTAAAAAGGCTACGGATGGCAAGGGTGTCAACGTCATTTTGGACATGGTGGCTGGAGCTTATGTACAAAAAGAAATTGATTGCTTGGCTGACGATGGTCGCATCGTCATAATTGCGATCATGGGTGGCTCTAAGGCAGAGGTGAATACCGGTCAAATTTTGCGCCGTCGCCTCACTATTACAGGCTCTACATTGCGTCCACGCCCAGTTTCTTTCAAAAAACAAATCACCAAACAGTTATTCGATATGGTTTGGCCTTTGTTGAATGCAGGCAAATTAAAGCCAGTTATTTATAAAACCTTTACCTTGGATCAGGCGGCTGATGCCCATGCACTGATGGAATCTTCAGAGCATGTAGGCAAAATTGTTTTAACTGTTTAG
- the nuoE gene encoding NADH-quinone oxidoreductase subunit NuoE, with protein MTTPLQLSNKTLADIHRNIAKYPAEQKQSAVMASLIAAQTEVGWVSPEVIETVAQILEMPTIAVEEVATFYNMYNTKPIGKYKLVICTNLPCQLTYGETAANYLKETLGIGYNETTPCGTFTLKEGECMGACGDSPVMLVNDKRMCSFMSKEKIDALLNELRAEGKAA; from the coding sequence ATGACAACACCTCTTCAGCTATCCAATAAAACACTGGCCGATATACATCGCAATATCGCTAAATATCCAGCAGAGCAAAAACAATCTGCTGTAATGGCCTCTCTCATTGCTGCTCAAACTGAAGTAGGTTGGGTATCTCCGGAGGTGATTGAAACCGTCGCACAGATACTAGAAATGCCGACTATTGCTGTTGAAGAAGTTGCGACTTTCTACAATATGTATAACACCAAGCCTATTGGTAAGTACAAATTGGTTATTTGCACCAACTTACCTTGCCAGTTAACTTATGGTGAGACGGCTGCAAACTACCTCAAGGAAACCTTAGGCATTGGTTACAACGAGACTACCCCTTGTGGAACTTTTACCTTGAAAGAGGGTGAGTGCATGGGTGCGTGTGGTGATTCACCGGTGATGCTTGTAAATGACAAGCGTATGTGTAGCTTTATGAGTAAAGAAAAAATTGATGCTCTATTAAATGAATTGCGTGCAGAAGGGAAAGCAGCATGA
- a CDS encoding NADH-quinone oxidoreductase subunit D has translation MAEIKNYTLNFGPQHPAAHGVLRLVLELDGEVIQRADPHIGLLHRATEKLAETRTWIQNVPYMDRLDYVSMMSNEHAYVLAIEKLLQVDVPLRAQYIRVMYDELTRLLNHLLWIGCHGLDVGAMAVFLYAFRDREDIFDMYEAVSGARMHAAYYRPGGVYRDLPDQMAQYTKNKIRSTSAIKRLNENRSGTLLDFIEQFSNGFDANVDEYGQLLTDNRIWKQRLVNIGIVTPERALQLGFTGPMLRGSGIEWDLRKKQPYEVYDRLDFDIPVGVNGDSYDRYLVRMEEMRQSNRIIKQCIAWLKANPGSVMSDNHKVAPPKRVDMKTNMEELIHHFKLFTEGIHVPNGEAYSAVEHPKGEFGIYLISDGANKPYRMKIRAPGFVHLSAMDEMSRGHMLADAVTIIGTQDIVFGEIDR, from the coding sequence ATGGCAGAAATTAAGAACTATACTCTGAATTTTGGTCCTCAACATCCTGCAGCCCACGGCGTATTGCGATTGGTGCTGGAGCTTGATGGTGAAGTTATTCAGCGCGCTGATCCGCATATCGGATTATTGCATCGTGCGACCGAAAAGTTAGCCGAGACACGCACTTGGATTCAAAACGTTCCATACATGGATCGTTTGGACTATGTATCCATGATGTCCAATGAACACGCTTATGTATTAGCCATTGAAAAATTACTTCAAGTAGATGTGCCATTACGAGCTCAATATATTCGGGTGATGTACGATGAATTGACTCGCTTACTGAACCATTTGCTTTGGATTGGTTGTCACGGACTGGACGTCGGTGCGATGGCGGTATTTCTCTATGCATTCCGTGATCGTGAAGATATTTTTGATATGTATGAAGCAGTCTCTGGTGCACGTATGCACGCTGCATACTATCGCCCAGGTGGTGTCTATCGTGATTTGCCTGATCAAATGGCGCAGTACACCAAGAACAAGATTCGCAGCACATCTGCCATAAAACGTCTCAATGAAAATCGCAGTGGTACCTTATTAGATTTTATTGAACAGTTCTCCAATGGTTTTGACGCAAATGTTGATGAGTATGGTCAACTGTTAACCGATAACCGCATTTGGAAACAGCGGTTGGTTAATATTGGCATCGTCACACCAGAGCGGGCTCTGCAGCTCGGCTTCACTGGTCCAATGTTGCGAGGCTCCGGAATTGAATGGGATCTTCGTAAAAAGCAGCCATATGAAGTTTATGATCGACTCGACTTTGATATTCCGGTTGGTGTGAACGGTGACTCATATGATCGTTATCTGGTTCGCATGGAAGAGATGCGTCAATCTAATCGCATTATTAAACAATGCATTGCTTGGTTAAAAGCAAATCCTGGCTCGGTTATGAGTGACAACCATAAAGTTGCGCCGCCTAAGCGTGTAGATATGAAAACCAATATGGAAGAGTTGATTCATCATTTTAAACTCTTTACTGAAGGTATTCACGTTCCCAATGGAGAGGCTTATTCTGCTGTTGAGCATCCTAAGGGGGAGTTTGGTATCTACTTAATCTCAGATGGTGCTAATAAGCCATATCGGATGAAGATCCGTGCTCCAGGATTTGTACATTTATCTGCAATGGATGAAATGTCTCGAGGTCATATGTTGGCGGATGCGGTAACCATTATCGGTACCCAAGATATCGTATTCGGGGAGATTGACCGTTAA